From the Ascaphus truei isolate aAscTru1 chromosome 15, aAscTru1.hap1, whole genome shotgun sequence genome, one window contains:
- the LOC142466748 gene encoding uncharacterized protein LOC142466748 has translation MEKMKTEQSCNIPINMTENAPFKQSRQLINNVTASHSKRYILASATGKDLGESEKSLTWLSDQNAQKRTQTGERLHVCGECGKGFNGSSSLRGHERTHTGEKSHVCGECGKGFHASSNLIRHKRTHTGERPHVCGECGKGFSQLSGLETHKRTHTGERPHVCGECGKGFSGLSNLNTHKRTHTGERPHVCGECGKGFSYLSDMDIHKRRHTGERPHVCGECGKGFSQSSSLRNHKRTHTGERPHVCGECGKRFIQSSSLRIHTRTHTGERPHVCGECGKGFSELSSLDIHKRTHTGERPHVCGECGKGFSRLSGLETHKRTHTGERPHVCGECGKGFSNLSNLNTHKRTHTGERPHVCGECGKGFSQLSGLDTHKRTHTGERPHVCGECGKGFSQLSGLDIHKRTHTGERPHVCGECGKGFSDLFSLNLHKRTHTGERPHVCGECGKGFSQSSSLRNHKRTHTGEKPHGCGECGKGFSQLSSLRMHTRTHTGERPHVCLECGKGFSVSSSLDTHKRTHTGERPHVCGECGKGFSRSSSLRNHKRTHTGEKPHVCGECGKGFSDLSSLNTHKRTHTGEKPHVCGECGKGFSQLSSLGTHKRTQGRNCMYVGNVGTDLVSYPA, from the coding sequence atggaaaagatgaagacagaacaatcttgcaacattccaataaatatgacagaaaatgcacCTTTCAAacagtcaaggcaattaataaacaatgtaactgcttctcattccaaaagatatatattagcaTCTGCCACcggaaaagatcttggagaaagtgagaagagtctgacttggttatcagaccagaacgcacagaagagaacacagactggggagagactgcatgtttgtggggaatgtgggaagggatttaatgGGTCATCCAGCTTGAGGGGAcacgagaggacacacacaggggagaaatcacatgtatgtggggaatgtgggaagggatttcatGCGTCATCCAACCTGATACGAcataagaggacacacacaggggagagaccgcatgtatgtggggaatgtggaaagggatttagtcagttatccggCCTGgaaacacacaagaggacacacacaggggagagaccacatgtatgtggggaatgtgggaagggatttagtggtTTATCCAACctaaacacacacaagaggacacacacaggggagagaccgcatgtatgtggggaatgtggaaagggatttagttACTTATCTGACATGGACATACACAAGAggagacacacaggggagagaccgcatgtatgtggggaatgtgggaagggatttagtcagtcatCCAGCCTGAGAaatcacaagaggacacacacaggggagagaccgcatgtatgtggggaatgtgggaagagattTATTCAGTCATCCAGCCTGAGGATacacacgaggacacacacaggggagagaccgcatgtatgtggggaatgtggaaagggcTTTAGTGAGTTATCCAGCCtggacatacacaagaggacacacacaggggagagaccgcatgtatgtggggaatgtggaaagggatttagtcggttatccggCCTGgagacacacaagaggacacacacaggggagagaccacatgtatgtggggaatgtgggaagggatttagtaatttatccaacctgaacacacacaagaggacacacacaggggagagaccgcatgtatgtggggaatgtggaaagggatttagtcagttatccggcctggacacacacaagaggacacacacaggggagagaccgcatgtatgtggggaatgcggAAAGGGATTTAGTCAATTATCCGGCCtggacatacacaagaggacacacacaggggagagaccgcatgtatgtggggaatgtggaaagggatttagtgATTTATTCAGCCTGAActtacacaagaggacacacacaggggagagaccgcatgtatgtggtgAATGTGGGAAAGGATTTAGTCAGTCATCCAGCCTGAGAaatcacaagaggacacacacaggggagaaaccgcatggatgtggggaatgtgggaagggatttagtcagttatccagcctgaggatgcacacaaggacacacacaggggagagaccgcatgtatgtctggaatgtgggaagggatttagtgtgtcatccagcctcgacacacacaagaggacgcacacaggggagagaccgcatgtatgtggggaatgtgggaagggatttagtcggtcaTCCAGCCTGAGGaatcacaagaggacacacacaggggagaaaccgcatgtgtgtggggaatgtgggaagggatttagtgatttatccagcctgaacacacacaagaggacacacacaggggagaaaccgcatgtatgtggggaatgtggaaaaggatttagtcagttatccagcctgggcacacacaagaggacacaggGAAGAaactgcatgtatgtggggaatgtgggaacggatttagtcagttatccagcctga